The proteins below come from a single Streptomyces spongiicola genomic window:
- a CDS encoding universal stress protein, with protein MAGHETPEPADRKQVADPLSDLQAADQSRRACDPAFRHGVVVGFDGSTSSERALAYAIGMASRSGSGLIIVHVANRLPTTVWAGCEPPVFVDVPDHRTEVLGLELACADYLSEVPWILVERGGDICNELEEVGREYSADAIVVGSTHGIVGRIFGSVAGRLARRAQRPVVVIP; from the coding sequence ATGGCCGGTCACGAAACTCCCGAACCCGCGGACCGCAAGCAGGTCGCCGACCCCCTGTCGGATCTGCAGGCGGCGGACCAGTCGCGCCGCGCCTGCGATCCCGCCTTCCGGCACGGTGTCGTGGTCGGCTTCGACGGATCGACCTCCAGTGAGCGGGCGCTCGCCTACGCGATCGGCATGGCCAGCCGTTCCGGCTCCGGCCTGATCATCGTGCATGTCGCCAACCGCCTTCCCACCACGGTGTGGGCCGGCTGCGAACCGCCCGTCTTCGTCGATGTCCCGGACCACCGCACCGAGGTGCTGGGACTCGAACTCGCCTGTGCGGACTACCTCTCCGAGGTGCCGTGGATCCTCGTCGAGCGCGGCGGCGACATCTGCAACGAACTCGAGGAGGTCGGCCGGGAGTACTCGGCGGACGCCATCGTGGTCGGCTCCACCCATGGCATCGTGGGGCGCATTTTCGGCTCGGTCGCCGGGCGGCTGGCCCGCCGTGCGCAGCGCCCCGTCGTCGTCATCCCCTAG
- a CDS encoding GPR1/FUN34/YaaH family transporter, producing MDKDVSAGSATTTTLGQLALGLTLLAFGVGNTGVIDNVAASDAAALATWVGGVALFVVGMLEFRAGDGGAGTAFAGLGAFWFTWGMGTGAEVSAEAAGLFMLLFALLALTLTLGASGSGILGQGVYGLLCVSMLLLAIASFAGNDGLAKAGGWAGAVAGLAAWYGATAALAHWPTFTGRAAGRGVTATG from the coding sequence GTGGACAAGGACGTCTCCGCGGGAAGCGCCACGACAACCACTCTCGGCCAACTCGCACTGGGCCTGACACTGCTGGCCTTCGGGGTCGGCAACACCGGTGTGATCGACAATGTCGCGGCGTCCGACGCCGCAGCCCTCGCCACCTGGGTGGGCGGGGTCGCCCTGTTCGTCGTCGGGATGCTCGAGTTCCGGGCGGGCGACGGCGGTGCGGGCACGGCCTTCGCGGGCCTCGGCGCCTTCTGGTTCACCTGGGGCATGGGCACCGGCGCCGAGGTCTCGGCGGAGGCCGCCGGGCTGTTCATGCTCCTGTTCGCGCTCCTGGCGCTCACCCTGACCCTGGGTGCGTCCGGTTCCGGCATCCTCGGCCAGGGCGTGTACGGCCTGCTGTGTGTGTCGATGCTGCTCCTGGCGATCGCCTCGTTCGCCGGGAACGACGGGCTGGCCAAGGCCGGCGGCTGGGCCGGCGCGGTCGCGGGCCTCGCGGCCTGGTACGGCGCCACCGCGGCGCTGGCGCACTGGCCGACCTTCACCGGGCGAGCCGCGGGCCGGGGTGTGACGGCCACCGGCTGA